The genomic region GGAACGTTTGCGCTCCCTTCGCCTGGGATCCCTTATGAACTGGGAAATCTCGGTCATCTTGCCCCTGCAGATGGCTTGTTTCAAGGCATCCTTTAGATCAAAATAATCCTGGGTTTTGTGGCCAAAACCTTTATGGTGGTCACAGTACAAGCTCTTGTTCCCACCTGTCCTGTCTTTCAGTTGTCGGGGCTTTGACAAGATCCCCTTATCAGCGATCTGCTGGTAGACTTCCACGATTGGGGCTGTAAGGGGGAATAGTTTGTGAACTTCCCAACTCGGGGGAAAGGCTTGAAAGGTTTAGCCGATCCTCCGTCCTTGGAGGGTTCTTTCGACCTTTCTCCGTGCCCGGGTTGACGAGGGGTAGGGTTGGCCGGCTGTCGCTTATTAGCCTCTACCACCTGGGTAACCTCCTCATCGTTAATGTACTCTATCGCTATGTTCTGGATATCTTGCATTGTCCACACGGGCTTGGTAGTGAGGTGCTTTCTAAAATCTTCATTTAACAAACCGTTCGTCAGGCATAGGCTGGTCACTAAGTCGGTCAAGCCATCAATTTCTAGGCACTCGTCGTTGAATCTGTCGAGGAACTTCCTAGTCGGCTCCCTAGCACTTTGGGTGACCCTTAAAAGGTTAATAACGTGTTTGGCTTTGGCAATGCGTGTGGTGAACTGTGCTAAAAAGCTGCGCGTTATGTTTGAGAAGGTCGTAATGAACCCTTGCGGGAGCGTATTGAACCACCGGATTACCGGTCCTGCCAAAGTCACAGGGAAAGCACGACATTTCACCGCGTCGCCAACACCCTCGAAGTTCATCCTGGTCTCAAAGGCCGTCAGGTGTTCCTGAAGGTCTTGGGTTCCATCATATCTCATGTCCGTTGGTTTGTCGAAGTGTTTCGGCAGTGGTTGTCGAATGTAGTCTTTGTCAAAAAAGACAATGagaaatggaggatgtgtgtcaATTATTCGGACCTCAACAAAGCGTGTCCCAAAGACTCCTTTCCTCTCCTAAACATCGATGCCCTGGTAGATGCGGTAGCAGGATTTCAGTtcctgagcttcatggatgcgtACTCTGGATAtaaccagataccgatgcaccgacctgacGAGGAAAAAatggcgttcataacgccaggggaTACTTACTGCTACAGGATGATACCGTTCGGACTGAAGAACGCAGGAGCGACCTACCAGAGGCTAATGAACAAAGTGTTTAGCGATCTCATCGGGAGGTCAGTTGAAGTCTACGTCGATGACATCTTGGTGAAAACCAACCAACCAGAAGACCTGGTCGGCAACCTAGAGACTGTCTTCACGTCTCTCCGTAAGCATATATTGAGACTCAACCCACTCAAatgcgcctttgccatggaggctGAGAAGTTTCTCGGCTTCATGATAACCCAGAGGGGGGTTGAGGCCAACCCAGACAAGTGCGAAGCCATTTTGCGAATGATAAGCCCAGAATGTGTTAAAGACGTGCAGAGATTGGCCGAAAGGCTCACGGCCCTATCCCGTTTCCTCAGTGCGTCGGCGGCCAGAGCTCTCCCCTTCTTCAATCTCATGAGAAAAGGGATAGCCTTCGAATGGACCCCAGCCTGCGAAGAAGCCTTTGACCATTTCAAGAAGATACTTTTGACCCCACCAGTCTTGGACAAGCCCAAAAACGGTGAGATGCTGTTCCTATACTTGGCGGTGACGGACAAGGCCTTGGCGGCCATCCTAGTCCGAAAAGAGGACAAAGCCCAACAGCCGGTTTATTTCATTAGCAAAGCCCTACAAGGTGCATAGCTAAGGTACACCAAGCTGGAAAAGCTGGCTTACGCACTTCTGACTTTGTCTCGAAGGCTGAGGTAGTACTTCCAGGAGCACTGGATCACCGTTAGAACTGACCAAGAAATCCGCCAAGTTCTGCAGAAGCCCGATTTGGCGAGATGGATGATGACATGGGTAGTCGAGCTATCCCAGTATGATCTGTAGTATGAGCCTAGGCATGCAATCAAGGCTTAGGCAATGGCAAATTTTCTAGTAGAGGTGACTAGGGATCCCACGAGAACTCAggcacacggtggaagctccatgtcGATGGAGCCTCCAACCAAGCGTTTGGGGGAGCAGGGATAATCCTTGAAAGTTCAACTGGGGTGGTTTACGAACAGTCTATCAAGTTTGACTTCCTGGtctcaaataatcaggcagagtacGAGGCCTTGATAGGAGGCCTACTCTTGGCAAAAGAAGTCGGGGCAACATGGGTTAAGGTAAATAGTAATTCTCAAATCATCACTTCCCAAATCAACGGGACCTACCAGGCTAAAGATTCCTTGTTACAGAAGTATTTGGAAAGGGTTAAAAGTCTGAGTGAGGACTTTGATGAGGTCGTGGTGCAGAATGTCCCAAGAGAAAGTAATGCACAGGCCGACCTCCTATCAAAGCTGGCGAGCACGAAGCTAGGATCAGGAAATTGGTCTTTGATTCAAGGGCTGATAAAGGAGCCTACGGTGACCCTGTTCGTGACCTAAGCATTGAACACTCCCTCATGGATCGACCCAATTCTCAGCTTCTTGGAAGGCGGTAAGCTCCTCGAGGACGAAAAGGTGGCAAAGACGATAAGAAGGGAAGCGGCCAATTACGTGATGATACAAGGCCAGTTGTTCAAGCGAGGGCTGAACCAGTCCTTGCTAAAATTCCTACGCCTCGACCAAACGGACTACGTCCTGAGCGAAGTCCACAAGGGATGTTGTGGCCACCACATTGGGGGAAAGGCCCCGGGCAGGAAGCTCGTTAGGGCTGGTTACTATTGGTCCTCGATGATGTCGGATGCCCAAGAATTTGTGAAGAGATGCAAGAAATGCCAAGAAAATGCCAACTTCTACAGGACCCCAGCAGCGGAGTTAAGCTTACTAATGGCCCCCCGACCTTTCTGTCTGTGGGGAGTTGACCTACTGGGGCCCTTTCCGGTAGGCCCTGGACAGGTAAAATACCTGATCGTGGCCATTGACTACTACACTAAGTGGATCAAGGCGGAGCCACTGGCTAGTATATCATCGGCAAACTGCCAAAAGTTCATGCGGAGACAAGTAATCTCCAGGTTCGGGATCCCAGAAACCGTGATATCGGATAACATAACGTAATTTGTCGATAAGAAGTTTGGTGAGTTCCTTTCTGGCCTGGGGGATAAAGTAGAGGTTCTCGTCAGTAGAGCACCCACAGTCAAACGGTCAGGTAGAAGCAGCAAACAAAGTCATCCTTCAAGGCCCCAGGAAGTGACTTGACCAGAAGAAAGGGGCATAGGCAAACGAACTCGCTTCGGTCTTGTGGTCCTACAGGACGACCCTACAATCCTCCACTGGGGAGATGCCTTTTTGGCTCACCTATGGAGTCGATGCGGTGATCCCTATGGATGTAGGGAGCCGAGCCCACGGCTGCTCCTTAGTGGAGTGGAGGAAGCGGTAGAGAATGACCTTATCGATGAAACTAGGGAGATGGCTCATTTATCAGAAACAGCGCTGAAATAGAGAGTGGCCCTAAGGTACAATGCCAGGGTACCAAAGAGGAATTTTGAACAAAACGACTTGGTTTTATGATACAACGATGCAGGACTTCCGACCCCTGGAGAGGAGAAACTAGCAGCCAATTGGGAAGGCTCGTACAGAATAAGAGAGGTAGTCAGCAATAGAGCTTACAAGTTAGAACGACTGGACAGGAGAGAGGTGCCTAGGACATGGAATGCGGCAAACCTGA from Arachis ipaensis cultivar K30076 chromosome B02, Araip1.1, whole genome shotgun sequence harbors:
- the LOC107627004 gene encoding uncharacterized protein LOC107627004, whose protein sequence is MRYDGTQDLQEHLTAFETRMNFEGVGDAVKCRAFPVTLAGPVIRWFNTLPQGFITTFSNITRSFLAQFTTRIAKAKHVINLLRVTQSAREPTRKFLDRFNDECLEIDGLTDLVTSLCLTNGLLNEDFRKHLTTKPVWTMQDIQNIAIEYINDEEVTQVVEANKRQPANPTPPPIVEVYQQIADKGILSKPRQLKDRTGGNKSLYCDHHKGFGHKTQDYFDLKDALKQAICRGKMTEISQFIRDPRRRERKRSKEDRGQAVMPRQGPSEDADNSLTVVNVMVERNVPDQGLLPKRTPESWPYPRGAIGPRPGNLQEYRLGQKTNDFMTYRKIPLW